From Peromyscus maniculatus bairdii isolate BWxNUB_F1_BW_parent chromosome 19, HU_Pman_BW_mat_3.1, whole genome shotgun sequence, the proteins below share one genomic window:
- the LOC143269566 gene encoding protocadherin beta-18-like, with protein sequence MMESGVRAAQHLRQVLLFFVFLEGSSVLSETWSYSVAEEMETGSSIANIIKDMGVGDLAARGARVIFDDYQPYLWLELETGNLLLNEKLDREALCGTSEPCILHFQVLLENPLQFFQAELLVEDINDHSPTFPEKVIFLNISEGATPGTSFQMDNAQDLDVGMNGVQNYTISPNPYFNLKLKDGGKGRKYPELVLNGSLDREKEPSISLILTAVDGGSLPRSATALIQVVVVDVNDNAPEFERTLYEVQVPENSHVGSLVIKVSATDLDTGINGEISYSFSRVSRDVRETFKIHPVSGEVHLKALLDFEVIQSYTINVQAVDGGSLSGKSAIIVQVIDVNDNPPEIVFTSLMSPIPENCLSEMVVAVFSVRDQDAGDNGRMMCSIQDNLPFLLKPTFKNFYTLVTESPLDRENRAEYNITITVTDMGTPRLTTQHTITVQVSDVNDNAPAFTQTSYTLFVQENNSPALHIGTISATDSDSGSNAHITYSLLPTHDPQLALDSLISINADNGQLFALRALDYEAQKAFEFHVGATDQGSPALSSQALVRVLVLDANDNAPFVLYPLQNASAPCTELLPRAAEPGYLVTKVVAVDRDSGQNAWLSFQLLKATEPGLFSVWAHNGEVRTSRLLSERDAPKHRLLLLVKDNGDPPRSASVTLHVLLVDGFSQPYLPLPEVARQPADDNEDLLTLYLVIALASVSSIFLLTVLLFVGVRLCRRVRAASLGGCSVPEGHFPGHLVDVSGAGTLSQSYQYEVCLTGVSDTKNFRFLKSVSPNHEVVNCVEENSTSLSGFGYN encoded by the coding sequence ATGATGGAGTCAGGAGTGAGGGCTGCTCAGCATCTAAGGCAAGtgctgcttttctttgttttcctggaaGGGTCCTCGGTTCTTTCCGAGACCTGGAGCTATTCTGTGGCAGAAGAAATGGAGACTGGCTCCTCTATAGCCAACATAATTAAAGACATGGGTGTGGGTGACCTGGCCGCACGGGGGGCCAGAGTTATATTTGATGACTATCAGCCTTATTTGTGGTTAGAACTTGAGACTGGCAACTTGCTCTTGAATGAAAAACTGGACAGGGAGGCACTCTGTGGTACCAGTGAACCCTGTATACTGCATTTCCAGGTGTTATTGGAAAATCCTTTGCAATTCTTTCAGGCTGAGCTTTTGGTTGAAGACATAAATGACCATTCTCCCACGTTCCCAGAGAAAGTCATATTTCTAAATATCTCAGAAGGTGCTACTCCAGGAACCTCATTCCAAATGGATAATGCTCAGGACTTAGATGTAGGAATGAATGGTGTCCAAAACTATACAATAAGCCCCAACCCCTATTTCAACCTTAAGTTAAAAGATGGTGGTAAAGGAAGAAAATACCCAGAGCTGGTACTGAATGGATCTCTGGACAGAGAAAAGGAGCCTTCAATTAGCTTAATACTAACAGCTGTGGATGGTGGGTCACTGCCCAGGTCAGCAACTGCACTGATTCAAGTTGTGGTTGTGGATGTCAATGACAATGCCCCTGAGTTTGAAAGAACGCTGTATGAGGTTCAAGTACCAGAGAACAGCCATGTGGGCTCACTAGTAATCAAGGTGTCTGCTACAGATTTGGACACAGGGATAAATGGAGAAATATCTTATTCATTTTCTCGTGTCTCTAGAGATGTACGGGAAACATTCAAAATCCATCCAGTTTCTGGTGAAGTCCATTTGAAAGCACTCCTAGATTTTGAGGTGATTCAGTCTTATACAATAAATGTTCAAGCTGTTGATGGTGGGAGTCTCTCTGGAAAATCAGCCATTATTGTTCAAGTTATAGATGTGAATGACAACCCACCAGAAATAGTCTTTACATCTCTTATGAGCCCCATCCCAGAAAACTGCTTATCAGAGATGGTCGTCGCTGTTTTCAGTGTACGAGACCAAGACGCAGGAGACAACGGCAGAATGATGTGCTCAATTCAAGACAATCTCCCTTTTCTCTTGAAGCCTACTTTCAAAAATTTCTACACTCTAGTAACAGAAAGTCCActggacagagagaacagagcTGAGTACAACATCACCATCACAGTCACCGACATGGGCACACCCAGGCTCACAACCCAACACACCATAACAGTGCAGGTGTCTGATGTCAACGACAACGCCCCCGCCTTCACACAAACCTCCTACACCCTGTTTGTCCAGGAGAACAACAGCCCTGCCCTGCACATAGGCACCATCAGCGCCACGGACTCAGACTCAGGCTCCAATGCCCACATCACCTACTCTCTGCTGCCCACCCATGACCCGCAGCTGGCCCTCGACTCGCTCATCTCCATCAACGCTGACAATGGGCAGCTGTTTGCACTCAGGGCACTGGACTATGAGGCCCAGAAGGCCTTCGAGTTCCACGTGGGAGCCACAGACCAAGGCTCTCCTGCGCTCAGCAGCCAGGCGCTGGTGCGAGTGCTGGTGCTGGACGCCAACGACAATGCGCCCTTCGTGCTCTACCCGCTGCAGAACGCCTCTGCACCCTGCACAGAGCTGCTGCCCAGGGCGGCAGAGCCTGGATACCTGGTCACCAAGGTGGTGGCAGTGGACCGCGACTCTGGACAGAATGCCTGGCTGTCATTCCAGCTGCTCAAGGCCACGGAGCCTGGGCTATTCAGCGTGTGGGCTCACAATGGCGAGGTGCGCACCTCCAGGCTCCTGAGTGAGCGCGATGCTCCCAagcacaggctgctgctgctggtcaaGGACAATGGAGATCCTCCAAGGTCTGCCAGTGTCACTCTGCATGTGCTGCTGGTGGATGGCTTCTCTCagccctacctgcctctgccagaaGTGGCGCGCCAACCCGCAGACGACAATGAGGACTTGCTCACACTGTACCTGGTCATTGCCTTGGCTTCTGTGTCTTCCATCTTCCTGTTGACTGTGCTGCTGTTCGTTGGGGTGAGGCTGTGCAGGAGGGTCAGAGCAGCCTCTCTGGGTGGCTGCTCTGTGCCTGAGGGACACTTTCCTGGTCACCTGGTGGATGTCAGTGGCGCGGGGACCCTGTCCCAAAGCTACCAGTATGAGGTTTGTCTGACTGGAGTGTCGGATACCAAAAATTTTCGGTTCCTAAAGTCTGTGTCTCCCAACCATGAGGTTGTGAATTGCGTGGAAGAGAATTCTACCTCTTTGAGTGGTTTTGGATACAATTAA
- the Pcdhb15 gene encoding protocadherin beta-15 has product MEPCSDRLRSKINAWWRCWLRLKKGRTRKREKKKCFFRSPAEKTNFTENAANLHIGTGYKLIDRCLGALASWLGAEAKMKIGRESRQRQVLLIFILLGVAGAGWEPRRYFVLEETPSGTVLADLVKDLGLGVAELAARGAQVVSEDNESHLQLDLQTGKLILNEKLDREELCGPIEPCVTHFQVLLKNPLEIFRAELRVGDINDHSPEFPEREMTVKILETSSIGAVFLLKRAQDLDVGNNSIQNYNLSTNSHFHVSIRNRGDGRKYPELVLDKGLDREEQAEFRLTLTALDGGSPPRTGTSQIRIIVLDVNDNAPEFAQALYQVQILENSPVGSLVAKVTAKDLDSGTNGEVSYTLFHSSQEMSKTFELNALSGEIRLIKTLDFETTSSYEIDLEASDGGGLSGKCSVSIQVVDVNDNYPELTISSLTSPVPENSPETEVALFRIRDRDSGENGKTVCSIQDGVPFTLDPSVGNFYRLMTEGGLDRESRAEYNITITVTDMGSPRLTTQHTITVQVSDVNDNAPTFTQTSYTLFVQENNSPALHIGTISATDSDSGSNAHITYSLLPTHDPQLALDSLISINADNGQLFALRALDYEALETFEFHVGATDQGSPALSSQALVRVLVLDANDNAPFVLYPLQNASAPCTELLPRAAEPGYLVTKVVAVDRDSGQNAWLSFQLLKATEPGLFSLWAHNGEVRTARLLSERDAPKHRLLLLVKDNGDPPRSASVTLHVLLVDGFSQPYLPLPEVARDPAHDNDDLLTLYLVIALASVSSLFLLSVLLFVGVRLCRRARAASLGGCSVPEGHFPGHLVDVSGAGTLSQSYQYEVCLTGDSQSNEFRFLKPVFSNILDQNSGGQSGDNPPFPSILGM; this is encoded by the coding sequence ATGGAACCATGCAGCGATCGGCTGAGAAGCAAAATCAACGCATGGTGGCGCTGCTGGCTAAGGCTTAAGAAAGGACGAACgcggaaaagggaaaaaaaaaaatgcttcttcaGATCTCCGGCTGAAAAGACCAATTTTACAGAGAATGCTGCTAACTTACACATCGGAACAGGCTATAAACTGATCGACCGCTGTCTGGGTGCCCTTGCATCCTGGCTGGGTGCGGAAGCAAAGATGAAGATTGGAAGAGAGAGCAGACAAAGGCAAGTTCTGTTGATCTTTATCTTACTGGGAGTGGCTGGGGCGGGCTGGGAGCCCCGCCGTTACTTTGTGTTGGAGGAAACACCAAGCGGCACGGTTTTGGCTGATCTAGTCAAGGACCTAGGGCTGGGAGTTGCGGAGCTAGCTGCTCGAGGAGCCCAGGTGGTCTCTGAGGATAACGAATCACACCTGCAGCTTGATCTACAGACTGGGAAgctaatattaaatgaaaaactgGACCGGGAAGAGCTGTGCGGCCCCATTGAACCCTGTGTCACTCATTTCCAAGTGTTACTGAAAAACCCACTGGAAATATTTCGAGCTGAGCTACGAGTGGGAGACATAAATGATCATTCTCCCGAGTTTCCTGAAAGAGAAATGACCGTGAAAATCCTGGAGACTAGCTCTATTGGGGCTGTGTTTCTTCTCAAACGCGCTCAGGATTTGGATGTGGGCAACAACAGCATTCAGAACTATAACCTTAGTACCAATTCTCATTTCCATGTTTCCATCCGAAACCGAGGTGATGGGAGGAAATATCCAGAGCTGGTGTTGGACAAAGGACTTGATCGTGAGGAGCAGGCAGAGTTCAGGTTAACTCTGACAGCGCTGGATGGTGGTTCTCCGCCCAGGACTGGCACCTCACAAATCCGGATTATTGTCTTGGATGTCAATGACAATGCCCCTGAGTTTGCGCAGGCGCTCTATCAGGTGCAAATTTTAGAGAACAGCCCGGTGGGTTCCCTAGTTGCTAAGGTCACAGCCAAGGATTTAGACAGTGGAACAAACGGAGAAGTATCGTACACTCTTTTTCATAGTTCTCAGGAGATGAGCAAAACTTTTGAGCTAAATGCTCTGTCAGGAGAGATTCGACTAATTAAAACACTGGACTTTGAGACAACATCTTCATATGAAATAGACCTAGAGGCATCCGATGGCGGGGGGCTTTCTGGAAAATGCTCAGTTTCTATTCAAGTGGTGGATGTCAATGATAATTACCCAGAACTAACTATTTCTTCGCTGACCAGCCCCGTACCAGAAAATTCACCGGAGACAGAAGTGGCTCTATTTCGGATTCGGGACCGAGACTCTggggaaaatggaaagacagtATGTTCCATACAGGATGGTGTCCCCTTTACACTAGACCCTTCTGTTGGGAACTTCTATAGACTGATGACAGAAGGagggctggacagagagagcagagctgaGTACAACATCACCATCACAGTCACCGACATGGGCTCACCCAGGCTCACAACCCAGCACACCATAACAGTGCAGGTGTCTGATGTCAACGACAACGCTCCCACCTTTACCCAAACCTCCTACACCCTGTTTGTCCAAGAGAACAACAGCCCCGCCCTGCACATAGGCACCATCAGCGCCACGGACTCAGACTCAGGCTCCAATGCCCACATCACCTACTCTCTGCTGCCCACCCACGACCCACAGCTGGCCCTCGACTCTCTCATCTCCATCAATGCCGACAACGGGCAGCTGTTCGCGCTCAGGGCGCTGGACTATGAGGCCCTGGAGACCTTCGAGTTCCACGTGGGCGCCACAGACCAAGGTTCTCCTGCGCTCAGCAGCCAGGCGCTGGTGCGAGTGCTGGTGCTGGACGCCAACGACAATGCGCCCTTCGTGCTCTACCCGCTGCAGAACGCCTCTGCGCCCTGCACAGAGCTGCTGCCCAGGGCGGCAGAGCCAGGCTACCTGGTCACCAAGGTGGTGGCAGTGGACCGCGACTCTGGACAGAATGCCTGGCTGTCATTCCAGCTGCTCAAGGCCACGGAGCCCGGGCTGTTCAGCTTGTGGGCTCACAATGGCGAGGTGCGCACTGCCAGGCTGCTGAGTGAGCGCGATGCTCCCAagcacaggctgctgctgctggtcaaGGACAATGGAGATCCTCCAAGGTCTGCCAGTGTCACTCTGCATGTGCTGCTGGTGGATGGCTTCTCTCAGCCCTACCTGCCTTTGCCAGAGGTGGCGCGCGACCCTGCGCATGACAATGACGATTTGCTCACACTGTACCTGGTCATTGCCTTGGCTTCTgtgtcttccctcttcctcttgtcTGTGCTGCTGTTTGTGGGGGTAAGGCTGTGCAGGAGGGCCAGGGCGGCCTCTCTGGGTGGCTGCTCTGTGCCTGAGGGACACTTTCCTGGTCACCTGGTGGATGTCAGTGGCGCGGGGACTCTGTCCCAGAGCTACCAGTATGAGGTGTGTCTGACTGGAGACTCTCAGAGTAATGAGTTCAGATTCCTAAAGCCTGTGTTTTCCAATATTCTAGACCAAAACTCTGGTGGGCAATCAGGAGATAATCCACCCTTCCCAAGTATTTTAGGCATGTGA